One window from the genome of Paramormyrops kingsleyae isolate MSU_618 chromosome 3, PKINGS_0.4, whole genome shotgun sequence encodes:
- the LOC111843410 gene encoding uncharacterized protein isoform X2, producing MIMIISTLILVLALLMQSASASADDSIAFSVCWMIKENTSPDRPEIKLFLNDSQLEPIETRGKLTSLTVSPSDTHTLRLKNGGGSRLWRFSVNSGLNTVIVRSEYKAQDKPSAETLEALKHFKPTQVFACENNTLYLCQEDVIVVLGSTHRFPLKVVSRSSATLLLSWVADSPLPPDPVHGVSLYRSPPDAQAAKVTYTTRADRYRFTSLDACSNYLGCLELAGSSSVICLKTLTDPDVPKNFSVRAWNSSSITIAWDCSEKQLYSSFLVTMLQLNASSHVVETASLKHERKPFIFTVNDLPPCSKVKFALQTVCDSSGESRMSSSVVIDGNSANSEIRNLRQVASSPGSYSLRWTVPNTSSIAVFRVYHQGALQKSTFLPTHRVVGLQPCGRYKARVDAVCGDSVVMSTRTIQTSTGPGSIFDLQFHQQNSTASWSSASGPAKAFAYSLSHPNGSLVSSGRVRQTDVLLSGLVPGSPYQMEVWEECGGERGRPATLRFLRQPVPDDDVLYPVPKGRHLGSHFNPDLHAAIIVPWMLPESLREPKAKARVELESIIRAKLQAIFSGLPYPVEVKLLEFEDLNSTGQTKIPFQVLDLSNDDVKVKLSSEELLTYIQSLSLAQITIKDHLIYWDDPDECGSYELNWCDSSSTCINTLLSYTCVCQEGYYNVGHFLIPPVPSACYKNGMFVECKESLVAGGLAKEFLTGFLGGNVSVILNDGRCAVNETDAFYFFKIAGKPSECGAERQMNKTHIEFSSSLTVTLSHEKTITRNDLRLLWRCTYPRHFLHGARVNMDAEWFSSHSVVSYNFSHILDVGMMLYNDTSFMYNYTDGVVLSPEDYLFLEVTLQAQDTLAHDMLLAVMSCWATGTVDAVEDRKAFFLKDGCPSDDTFSWLTLNGSGKSSRFSVQMFTMSVNDELPIYIHCLTKICTPDEDCVTECPPTKNYPKMKRRQRGSSQERFAVVSAGPVFMDRGEWMSKGEFACEWTCEFLMRTCVMLVLLHSSPLFQGMGCSLLLLYLWERLAFLL from the exons ATGATCAT GATTATATCAACATTAATACTCGTATTAGCTCTACTGATGCAGTCGGCGTCGGCCA GTGCCGACGACAGTATCGCCTTTTCCGTCTGTTGGATGATAAAAGAAAATACTTCACCTGACAG ACCGGAAATCAAGCTTTTCCTGAACGATTCCCAGCTGGAGCCCATAGAAACCAGGGGCAAACTGACGTCCCTAACCGTGTCCCCGTCCGACACGCACACGCTGAGACTGAAAAACGGAGGCGGCTCTCGGCTGTGGAGGTTTTCAGTAAATTCAG GTTTGAATACAGTCATAGTTAGGAGTGAGTATAAAGCTCAGGATAAGCCATCTGCAGAGACTTTA GAAGCTCTCAAACATTTCAAGCCAACGCAAGTGTTTGCCTGTGAAAACAACACACTGTATCTATGCCAAGAAGATGTGATCGTCGTACTTG GCTCCACCCATCGTTTTCCATTGAAGGTGGTGTCCCGCAGCAGCGCCACCTTGCTGCTGTCCTGGGTGGCGgattctcccctcccccctgaCCCTGTGCATGGCGTGTCACTGTATCGGTCACCTCCGGACGCTCAGGCTGCCAAAGTCACGTACACCACCCGTGCTGACCGATACAGATTTACGTCTCTGGATGCCTGCAGTAACTATCTGGGCTGCCTGGAGCTGGCAGGCAGCTCCTCTGTTATTTGTCTCAAGACGCTCACGG ATCCAGATGTCCCGAAAAACTTCAGTGTGAGGGCGTGGAACAGCAGCAGTATTACTATAGCTTGGGACTGCTCTGAGAAGCAGCTCTACTCCTCCTTCCTGGTCACCATGCTCCAGCTCAATGCCTCCAGCCACGTGGTGGAGACGGCGTCCCTCAAGCATGAGCGGAAGCCCTTCATCTTCACAGTCAATGACTTGCCCCCTTGCAGCAAGGTGAAGTTCGCTCTGCAGACCGTGTGTGACTCCAGTGGCGAGTCTCGAATGAGCAGTTCGGTCGTTATCGACGGCAACTCCG CAAACTCTGAAATCAGGAACCTGCGCCAGGTGGCCTCCAGCCCAGGAAGCTACTCCCTAAGATGGACGGTGCCCAATACCTCCTCCATTGCTGTGTTCAGGGTctaccaccagggggcgcttcAGAAGTCCACCTTCCTGCCGACACACAGGGTGGTGGGCTTGCAGCCCTGTGGCCGGTATAAGGCCCGAGTGGATGCTGTGTGTGGGGACAGCGTTGTCATGAGCACTAGGACCATACAGACCAGTACAG GCCCTGGGAGCATCTTCGACCTTCAGTTTCACCAGCAGAACTCCACTGCTTCCTGGAGCTCAGCCTCAGGCCCCGCAAAGGCTTTCGCCTACAGCCTTTCCCACCCAAATGGCTCACTTGTGAGTAGCGGGAGGGTAAGGCAAACTGATGTGCTACTCTCGGGCTTGGTTCCTGGTAGCCCATACCAGATGGAGGTCTGGGAGGAGTGTGGTGGGGAGCGGGGCAGACCGGCAACGCTGCGATTCCTCAGGCAACCGGTTCCCGACGATGACGTCCTCTACCCTGTACCAAAGGGGAGGCACTTGG GGTCGCACTTTAATCCCGATTTGCATGCTGCTATTATTGTACCTTGGATGTTGCCGGAGTCCCTCAGAGAACCAAAGGCAAAAGCCCGAGTCGAGCTGGAGAGCATCATCAGAGCCAAA TTACAGGCCATCTTCAGTGGGTTGCCATATCCAGTAGAGGTGAAACTGCTTGAATTTGAGGACCTTAACAGTACAGGACAAACTAAGATCCCCTTCCAAGTTTTAGACCTTTCCAATGACGATGTCAAAGTAAAGCTGTCCTCCGAGGAGCTGTTGACTTACATTCAATCACTCAGCTTAGCCCAAATCACCATCAAAGACCATCTGATCTACTGGGATG ATCCTGATGAGTGTGGCTCCTATGAACTGAACTGGTGTGATTCCAGTTCCACCTGCATCAATACCCTGCTCTcctacacctgtgtgtgtcaggagGGTTACTACAACGTCGGCCACTTCCTGATTCCTCCTGTGCCCTCAGCCTGTTACA AGAATGGGATGTTTGTTGAGTGCAAGGAAAGCCTTGTCGCTGGTGGACTGGCAAAGGAATTCCTGACCGGCTTCTTGGGAGGCAACGTGAGCGTCATCCTGAATGACGGACGCTGTGCTGTGAACGAGACTGACGCGTTCTACTTTTTCAAGATAGCCGGTAAACCTTCGGAGTGTGGGGCTGAAAGGCAG ATGAACAAGACACACATAGAGTTCAGTAGTTCCCTGACAGTGACACTCAGCCATGAGAAGACAATTACCCGGAATGACCTCCGGTTGCTGTGGAGGTGTACCTACCCCCGGCACTTTCTGCATGGGGCCCGGGTCAATATGGATGCTGAATG GTTTAGTTCCCATTCTGTCGTTAGTTACAACTTCTCACACATTCTGGATGTTGGCATGATGTTGTACAATGACACCTCCTTCATGTACAATTACACGGATGGCGTGGTACTGAGCCCAGAAGACTACCTGTTCCTCGAGGTGACACTCCAAGCGCAGGACACCTTGGCCCACGATATGCTCCTGGCAGTGATGTCATGCTGGGCAACAGGCACAGTGGATGCAGTCGAGGACAGGAAAGCCTTTTTCCTTAAAGACGG TTGCCCCTCCGATGATACGTTCTCCTGGCTCACACTGAATGGGTCGGGGAAGAGCAGCAGGTTCTCTGTTCAGATGTTCACCATGTCTGTTAATGATGAACTTCCCATCTACATCCACTGCTTGACTAAAATTTGCACCCCGGATGAAGACTGTGTGACT GAATGTCCTCCGACCAAGAACTATCCAAAGATGAAAAGACGACAGAGAGGGAGCAGTCAGGAGCGATTTGCGGTTGTCTCTGCTGGCCCAGTCTTCATGGATCGTGGCGAGTGGATGTCGAAAGGCGAATTTGCATGTGAGTGGACGTGTGAATTTTTGATGAGAACCTGTGTGATGTTAGTCTTACTCCACTCCTCTCCTCTCTTTCAGGGAATGGGATGTTCATTGTTATTGCTGTACTTGTGGGAACGTTTGGCTTTCTTGTTGTAA
- the LOC111843410 gene encoding uncharacterized protein isoform X6 has protein sequence MFCRIISTLILVLALLMQSASASADDSIAFSVCWMIKENTSPDRPEIKLFLNDSQLEPIETRGKLTSLTVSPSDTHTLRLKNGGGSRLWRFSVNSGLNTVIVRSEYKAQDKPSAETLEALKHFKPTQVFACENNTLYLCQEDVIVVLGSTHRFPLKVVSRSSATLLLSWVADSPLPPDPVHGVSLYRSPPDAQAAKVTYTTRADRYRFTSLDACSNYLGCLELAGSSSVICLKTLTDPDVPKNFSVRAWNSSSITIAWDCSEKQLYSSFLVTMLQLNASSHVVETASLKHERKPFIFTVNDLPPCSKVKFALQTVCDSSGESRMSSSVVIDGNSANSEIRNLRQVASSPGSYSLRWTVPNTSSIAVFRVYHQGALQKSTFLPTHRVVGLQPCGRYKARVDAVCGDSVVMSTRTIQTSTGPGSIFDLQFHQQNSTASWSSASGPAKAFAYSLSHPNGSLVSSGRVRQTDVLLSGLVPGSPYQMEVWEECGGERGRPATLRFLRQPVPDDDVLYPVPKGRHLGSHFNPDLHAAIIVPWMLPESLREPKAKARVELESIIRAKLQAIFSGLPYPVEVKLLEFEDLNSTGQTKIPFQVLDLSNDDVKVKLSSEELLTYIQSLSLAQITIKDHLIYWDDPDECGSYELNWCDSSSTCINTLLSYTCVCQEGYYNVGHFLIPPVPSACYKNGMFVECKESLVAGGLAKEFLTGFLGGNVSVILNDGRCAVNETDAFYFFKIAGKPSECGAERQMNKTHIEFSSSLTVTLSHEKTITRNDLRLLWRCTYPRHFLHGARVNMDAEWFSSHSVVSYNFSHILDVGMMLYNDTSFMYNYTDGVVLSPEDYLFLEVTLQAQDTLAHDMLLAVMSCWATGTVDAVEDRKAFFLKDGCPSDDTFSWLTLNGSGKSSRFSVQMFTMSVNDELPIYIHCLTKICTPDEDCVTECPPTKNYPKMKRRQRGSSQERFAVVSAGPVFMDRGEWMSKGEFA, from the exons ATGTTTTGCAGGATTATATCAACATTAATACTCGTATTAGCTCTACTGATGCAGTCGGCGTCGGCCA GTGCCGACGACAGTATCGCCTTTTCCGTCTGTTGGATGATAAAAGAAAATACTTCACCTGACAG ACCGGAAATCAAGCTTTTCCTGAACGATTCCCAGCTGGAGCCCATAGAAACCAGGGGCAAACTGACGTCCCTAACCGTGTCCCCGTCCGACACGCACACGCTGAGACTGAAAAACGGAGGCGGCTCTCGGCTGTGGAGGTTTTCAGTAAATTCAG GTTTGAATACAGTCATAGTTAGGAGTGAGTATAAAGCTCAGGATAAGCCATCTGCAGAGACTTTA GAAGCTCTCAAACATTTCAAGCCAACGCAAGTGTTTGCCTGTGAAAACAACACACTGTATCTATGCCAAGAAGATGTGATCGTCGTACTTG GCTCCACCCATCGTTTTCCATTGAAGGTGGTGTCCCGCAGCAGCGCCACCTTGCTGCTGTCCTGGGTGGCGgattctcccctcccccctgaCCCTGTGCATGGCGTGTCACTGTATCGGTCACCTCCGGACGCTCAGGCTGCCAAAGTCACGTACACCACCCGTGCTGACCGATACAGATTTACGTCTCTGGATGCCTGCAGTAACTATCTGGGCTGCCTGGAGCTGGCAGGCAGCTCCTCTGTTATTTGTCTCAAGACGCTCACGG ATCCAGATGTCCCGAAAAACTTCAGTGTGAGGGCGTGGAACAGCAGCAGTATTACTATAGCTTGGGACTGCTCTGAGAAGCAGCTCTACTCCTCCTTCCTGGTCACCATGCTCCAGCTCAATGCCTCCAGCCACGTGGTGGAGACGGCGTCCCTCAAGCATGAGCGGAAGCCCTTCATCTTCACAGTCAATGACTTGCCCCCTTGCAGCAAGGTGAAGTTCGCTCTGCAGACCGTGTGTGACTCCAGTGGCGAGTCTCGAATGAGCAGTTCGGTCGTTATCGACGGCAACTCCG CAAACTCTGAAATCAGGAACCTGCGCCAGGTGGCCTCCAGCCCAGGAAGCTACTCCCTAAGATGGACGGTGCCCAATACCTCCTCCATTGCTGTGTTCAGGGTctaccaccagggggcgcttcAGAAGTCCACCTTCCTGCCGACACACAGGGTGGTGGGCTTGCAGCCCTGTGGCCGGTATAAGGCCCGAGTGGATGCTGTGTGTGGGGACAGCGTTGTCATGAGCACTAGGACCATACAGACCAGTACAG GCCCTGGGAGCATCTTCGACCTTCAGTTTCACCAGCAGAACTCCACTGCTTCCTGGAGCTCAGCCTCAGGCCCCGCAAAGGCTTTCGCCTACAGCCTTTCCCACCCAAATGGCTCACTTGTGAGTAGCGGGAGGGTAAGGCAAACTGATGTGCTACTCTCGGGCTTGGTTCCTGGTAGCCCATACCAGATGGAGGTCTGGGAGGAGTGTGGTGGGGAGCGGGGCAGACCGGCAACGCTGCGATTCCTCAGGCAACCGGTTCCCGACGATGACGTCCTCTACCCTGTACCAAAGGGGAGGCACTTGG GGTCGCACTTTAATCCCGATTTGCATGCTGCTATTATTGTACCTTGGATGTTGCCGGAGTCCCTCAGAGAACCAAAGGCAAAAGCCCGAGTCGAGCTGGAGAGCATCATCAGAGCCAAA TTACAGGCCATCTTCAGTGGGTTGCCATATCCAGTAGAGGTGAAACTGCTTGAATTTGAGGACCTTAACAGTACAGGACAAACTAAGATCCCCTTCCAAGTTTTAGACCTTTCCAATGACGATGTCAAAGTAAAGCTGTCCTCCGAGGAGCTGTTGACTTACATTCAATCACTCAGCTTAGCCCAAATCACCATCAAAGACCATCTGATCTACTGGGATG ATCCTGATGAGTGTGGCTCCTATGAACTGAACTGGTGTGATTCCAGTTCCACCTGCATCAATACCCTGCTCTcctacacctgtgtgtgtcaggagGGTTACTACAACGTCGGCCACTTCCTGATTCCTCCTGTGCCCTCAGCCTGTTACA AGAATGGGATGTTTGTTGAGTGCAAGGAAAGCCTTGTCGCTGGTGGACTGGCAAAGGAATTCCTGACCGGCTTCTTGGGAGGCAACGTGAGCGTCATCCTGAATGACGGACGCTGTGCTGTGAACGAGACTGACGCGTTCTACTTTTTCAAGATAGCCGGTAAACCTTCGGAGTGTGGGGCTGAAAGGCAG ATGAACAAGACACACATAGAGTTCAGTAGTTCCCTGACAGTGACACTCAGCCATGAGAAGACAATTACCCGGAATGACCTCCGGTTGCTGTGGAGGTGTACCTACCCCCGGCACTTTCTGCATGGGGCCCGGGTCAATATGGATGCTGAATG GTTTAGTTCCCATTCTGTCGTTAGTTACAACTTCTCACACATTCTGGATGTTGGCATGATGTTGTACAATGACACCTCCTTCATGTACAATTACACGGATGGCGTGGTACTGAGCCCAGAAGACTACCTGTTCCTCGAGGTGACACTCCAAGCGCAGGACACCTTGGCCCACGATATGCTCCTGGCAGTGATGTCATGCTGGGCAACAGGCACAGTGGATGCAGTCGAGGACAGGAAAGCCTTTTTCCTTAAAGACGG TTGCCCCTCCGATGATACGTTCTCCTGGCTCACACTGAATGGGTCGGGGAAGAGCAGCAGGTTCTCTGTTCAGATGTTCACCATGTCTGTTAATGATGAACTTCCCATCTACATCCACTGCTTGACTAAAATTTGCACCCCGGATGAAGACTGTGTGACT GAATGTCCTCCGACCAAGAACTATCCAAAGATGAAAAGACGACAGAGAGGGAGCAGTCAGGAGCGATTTGCGGTTGTCTCTGCTGGCCCAGTCTTCATGGATCGTGGCGAGTGGATGTCGAAAGGCGAATTTGCAT
- the LOC111843410 gene encoding uncharacterized protein isoform X1: MFCRIISTLILVLALLMQSASASADDSIAFSVCWMIKENTSPDRPEIKLFLNDSQLEPIETRGKLTSLTVSPSDTHTLRLKNGGGSRLWRFSVNSGLNTVIVRSEYKAQDKPSAETLEALKHFKPTQVFACENNTLYLCQEDVIVVLGSTHRFPLKVVSRSSATLLLSWVADSPLPPDPVHGVSLYRSPPDAQAAKVTYTTRADRYRFTSLDACSNYLGCLELAGSSSVICLKTLTDPDVPKNFSVRAWNSSSITIAWDCSEKQLYSSFLVTMLQLNASSHVVETASLKHERKPFIFTVNDLPPCSKVKFALQTVCDSSGESRMSSSVVIDGNSANSEIRNLRQVASSPGSYSLRWTVPNTSSIAVFRVYHQGALQKSTFLPTHRVVGLQPCGRYKARVDAVCGDSVVMSTRTIQTSTGPGSIFDLQFHQQNSTASWSSASGPAKAFAYSLSHPNGSLVSSGRVRQTDVLLSGLVPGSPYQMEVWEECGGERGRPATLRFLRQPVPDDDVLYPVPKGRHLGSHFNPDLHAAIIVPWMLPESLREPKAKARVELESIIRAKLQAIFSGLPYPVEVKLLEFEDLNSTGQTKIPFQVLDLSNDDVKVKLSSEELLTYIQSLSLAQITIKDHLIYWDDPDECGSYELNWCDSSSTCINTLLSYTCVCQEGYYNVGHFLIPPVPSACYKNGMFVECKESLVAGGLAKEFLTGFLGGNVSVILNDGRCAVNETDAFYFFKIAGKPSECGAERQMNKTHIEFSSSLTVTLSHEKTITRNDLRLLWRCTYPRHFLHGARVNMDAEWFSSHSVVSYNFSHILDVGMMLYNDTSFMYNYTDGVVLSPEDYLFLEVTLQAQDTLAHDMLLAVMSCWATGTVDAVEDRKAFFLKDGCPSDDTFSWLTLNGSGKSSRFSVQMFTMSVNDELPIYIHCLTKICTPDEDCVTECPPTKNYPKMKRRQRGSSQERFAVVSAGPVFMDRGEWMSKGEFACEWTCEFLMRTCVMLVLLHSSPLFQGMGCSLLLLYLWERLAFLL, from the exons ATGTTTTGCAGGATTATATCAACATTAATACTCGTATTAGCTCTACTGATGCAGTCGGCGTCGGCCA GTGCCGACGACAGTATCGCCTTTTCCGTCTGTTGGATGATAAAAGAAAATACTTCACCTGACAG ACCGGAAATCAAGCTTTTCCTGAACGATTCCCAGCTGGAGCCCATAGAAACCAGGGGCAAACTGACGTCCCTAACCGTGTCCCCGTCCGACACGCACACGCTGAGACTGAAAAACGGAGGCGGCTCTCGGCTGTGGAGGTTTTCAGTAAATTCAG GTTTGAATACAGTCATAGTTAGGAGTGAGTATAAAGCTCAGGATAAGCCATCTGCAGAGACTTTA GAAGCTCTCAAACATTTCAAGCCAACGCAAGTGTTTGCCTGTGAAAACAACACACTGTATCTATGCCAAGAAGATGTGATCGTCGTACTTG GCTCCACCCATCGTTTTCCATTGAAGGTGGTGTCCCGCAGCAGCGCCACCTTGCTGCTGTCCTGGGTGGCGgattctcccctcccccctgaCCCTGTGCATGGCGTGTCACTGTATCGGTCACCTCCGGACGCTCAGGCTGCCAAAGTCACGTACACCACCCGTGCTGACCGATACAGATTTACGTCTCTGGATGCCTGCAGTAACTATCTGGGCTGCCTGGAGCTGGCAGGCAGCTCCTCTGTTATTTGTCTCAAGACGCTCACGG ATCCAGATGTCCCGAAAAACTTCAGTGTGAGGGCGTGGAACAGCAGCAGTATTACTATAGCTTGGGACTGCTCTGAGAAGCAGCTCTACTCCTCCTTCCTGGTCACCATGCTCCAGCTCAATGCCTCCAGCCACGTGGTGGAGACGGCGTCCCTCAAGCATGAGCGGAAGCCCTTCATCTTCACAGTCAATGACTTGCCCCCTTGCAGCAAGGTGAAGTTCGCTCTGCAGACCGTGTGTGACTCCAGTGGCGAGTCTCGAATGAGCAGTTCGGTCGTTATCGACGGCAACTCCG CAAACTCTGAAATCAGGAACCTGCGCCAGGTGGCCTCCAGCCCAGGAAGCTACTCCCTAAGATGGACGGTGCCCAATACCTCCTCCATTGCTGTGTTCAGGGTctaccaccagggggcgcttcAGAAGTCCACCTTCCTGCCGACACACAGGGTGGTGGGCTTGCAGCCCTGTGGCCGGTATAAGGCCCGAGTGGATGCTGTGTGTGGGGACAGCGTTGTCATGAGCACTAGGACCATACAGACCAGTACAG GCCCTGGGAGCATCTTCGACCTTCAGTTTCACCAGCAGAACTCCACTGCTTCCTGGAGCTCAGCCTCAGGCCCCGCAAAGGCTTTCGCCTACAGCCTTTCCCACCCAAATGGCTCACTTGTGAGTAGCGGGAGGGTAAGGCAAACTGATGTGCTACTCTCGGGCTTGGTTCCTGGTAGCCCATACCAGATGGAGGTCTGGGAGGAGTGTGGTGGGGAGCGGGGCAGACCGGCAACGCTGCGATTCCTCAGGCAACCGGTTCCCGACGATGACGTCCTCTACCCTGTACCAAAGGGGAGGCACTTGG GGTCGCACTTTAATCCCGATTTGCATGCTGCTATTATTGTACCTTGGATGTTGCCGGAGTCCCTCAGAGAACCAAAGGCAAAAGCCCGAGTCGAGCTGGAGAGCATCATCAGAGCCAAA TTACAGGCCATCTTCAGTGGGTTGCCATATCCAGTAGAGGTGAAACTGCTTGAATTTGAGGACCTTAACAGTACAGGACAAACTAAGATCCCCTTCCAAGTTTTAGACCTTTCCAATGACGATGTCAAAGTAAAGCTGTCCTCCGAGGAGCTGTTGACTTACATTCAATCACTCAGCTTAGCCCAAATCACCATCAAAGACCATCTGATCTACTGGGATG ATCCTGATGAGTGTGGCTCCTATGAACTGAACTGGTGTGATTCCAGTTCCACCTGCATCAATACCCTGCTCTcctacacctgtgtgtgtcaggagGGTTACTACAACGTCGGCCACTTCCTGATTCCTCCTGTGCCCTCAGCCTGTTACA AGAATGGGATGTTTGTTGAGTGCAAGGAAAGCCTTGTCGCTGGTGGACTGGCAAAGGAATTCCTGACCGGCTTCTTGGGAGGCAACGTGAGCGTCATCCTGAATGACGGACGCTGTGCTGTGAACGAGACTGACGCGTTCTACTTTTTCAAGATAGCCGGTAAACCTTCGGAGTGTGGGGCTGAAAGGCAG ATGAACAAGACACACATAGAGTTCAGTAGTTCCCTGACAGTGACACTCAGCCATGAGAAGACAATTACCCGGAATGACCTCCGGTTGCTGTGGAGGTGTACCTACCCCCGGCACTTTCTGCATGGGGCCCGGGTCAATATGGATGCTGAATG GTTTAGTTCCCATTCTGTCGTTAGTTACAACTTCTCACACATTCTGGATGTTGGCATGATGTTGTACAATGACACCTCCTTCATGTACAATTACACGGATGGCGTGGTACTGAGCCCAGAAGACTACCTGTTCCTCGAGGTGACACTCCAAGCGCAGGACACCTTGGCCCACGATATGCTCCTGGCAGTGATGTCATGCTGGGCAACAGGCACAGTGGATGCAGTCGAGGACAGGAAAGCCTTTTTCCTTAAAGACGG TTGCCCCTCCGATGATACGTTCTCCTGGCTCACACTGAATGGGTCGGGGAAGAGCAGCAGGTTCTCTGTTCAGATGTTCACCATGTCTGTTAATGATGAACTTCCCATCTACATCCACTGCTTGACTAAAATTTGCACCCCGGATGAAGACTGTGTGACT GAATGTCCTCCGACCAAGAACTATCCAAAGATGAAAAGACGACAGAGAGGGAGCAGTCAGGAGCGATTTGCGGTTGTCTCTGCTGGCCCAGTCTTCATGGATCGTGGCGAGTGGATGTCGAAAGGCGAATTTGCATGTGAGTGGACGTGTGAATTTTTGATGAGAACCTGTGTGATGTTAGTCTTACTCCACTCCTCTCCTCTCTTTCAGGGAATGGGATGTTCATTGTTATTGCTGTACTTGTGGGAACGTTTGGCTTTCTTGTTGTAA